In one Culex quinquefasciatus strain JHB chromosome 2, VPISU_Cqui_1.0_pri_paternal, whole genome shotgun sequence genomic region, the following are encoded:
- the LOC6044601 gene encoding probable tRNA N6-adenosine threonylcarbamoyltransferase, mitochondrial, whose amino-acid sequence MLLKVPVCAPICNRFVWRRHSSQLARPFVLGIESSCDDSGAAIVSRDGTVLGEDVHSQQNNHLKFGGIIPPVAQEFHRDHIENVVQRTLEQANMSCGDLDAIAVTNRPGLPLSLLVGVRYAKHLGRKFNKPIIPIHHMEAHALMARMTNKVPFPFVCILISGGHSLLTLVKNTKQFYLLGKTLDDAPGEAFDKIARRLKLRNLPEYAWISGGRAIELAAASSTNMAKYDFPLPLSHYRDCQFSFAGLKNTATRHILQQENQLSLAPDSILPDYNDLCAAFLNASARHIAQRTLRAIRFCEKQSLIQPGDPKTLVISGGVACNDFIYQTVSKMAESVGYVTVRPLKKHCTDNGVMIAWNGVEKFAVGQDIVFDYDSVDIVGKTPLGVSLIEMVKDANIPSKM is encoded by the exons atGTTGCTAAAAGTTCCAGTGTGTGCACCGATCTGTAACCGATTCGTATGGCGACGCCACTCGAGTCAGCTCGCGAGACCTTTCGTGCTGGGCATCGAGTCAAGTTGCGACGATAGCGGGGCGGCTATCGTCAGCCGGGATGGAACCGTACTCGGCGAAGATGTCCACTCACAACAGAACAATCACCTCAAATTCGGTGGTATAATTCCACCAGTGGCACAAGAATTTCACCGTGATCACATAGAGAATGTTGTGCAACGTACGCTGGAACAGGCCAACATGAGTTGTGGCGATTTGGACGCAATTGCCGTTACGAACCGACCGGGGCTTCCGTTGAGCCTGCTTGTTGGCGTTCGGTATGCTAAACATTTAG gcAGAAAATTCAACAAACCAATCATCCCAATTCACCACATGGAAGCGCACGCCTTGATGGCGCGAATGACCAACAAAGTGCCATTTCCGTTCGTTTGCATCCTTATCAGCGGCGGTCACTCCTTGCTAACgttagtaaaaaataccaaacaatTCTATCTACTTGGCAAAACGCTGGACGACGCTCCGGGAGAAGCGTTCGACAAGATCGCGCGAAGGTTGAAGCTCCGCAATCTTCCCGAGTACGCCTGGATATCGGGTGGAAGAGCTATCGAACTGGCCGCTGCATCCAGCACAAACATGGCGAAATATGACTTCCCGCTGCCCTTGTCCCATTACCGCGATTGCCAGTTCAGCTTTGCCGGACTCAAAAACACCGCGACACGCCACATTCTCCAGCAAGAGAACCAACTATCGTTGGCCCCCGATTCCATCCTCCCGGATTACAACGACCTGTGTGCGGCATTTCTTAACGCTTCCGCGAGGCATATCGCTCAAAGAACTTTGCGAGCGATTCGCTTTTGCGAGAAACAATCGCTGATCCAGCCAGGCGACCCCAAAACGCTAGTCATTTCCGGCGGAGTGGCGTGCAACGATTTCATCTACCAGACCGTCTCGAAGATGGCGGAATCCGTTGGATACGTGACCGTACGGCCGCTGAAGAAACACTGCACCGATAACGGCGTGATGATTGCGTGGAATGGAGTGGAAAAGTTTGCTGTTGGACAAGATATTGTGTTCGATTACGATTCGGTTGATATTGTTGGCAAAACTCCACTTGGGGTTAGCTTAATCGAGATGGTAAAAGATGCCAATATACCCAGTAAAATGTAA
- the LOC6044599 gene encoding DDB1- and CUL4-associated factor 11 isoform X2, with the protein MGNIVLRSRALANMSDIEFEEDVDIQEDDLFEDPQEDADEALSENHLVSILRQLISSGEIQILNNEHFYSMSLPVIKRRPNLDQLKKSAIYQSIKQASGYGADSGSPTTQFNVLGMLAQRQSGFGPKGGAFVQSDKCKISNLFVPNRTERSIVNCNSKVFCGRFSRDGSQFISASQDSRIRVFDASNSQYPMIRQIEAKNVSWSILDIDFSPDGEHFVYSTWADALFVSRMYNMASDDIHCLFLRPERQKFGVFTVAYSNCGKQILAGANDGCLYAYDLVGNRRVLMVPVAEHDVNAVGFLDETSNIFFSGTDNGIIKVWDRRCLNEDSPEPAGVLVGHYDGITYIDSRNDGRYIISNSKDQSIKLWDLRVFSPADAENKVKDHLSYGNWDYRWDEVPKRFYNPTKSLEGDTSVMTYRGHRVQKSLIRAKFSPAATTGQRYIYTGCGTGRLIIYDTLTGKIVQAIESHRDTVRDVAWHPHRPEVLTCSWDFNVNLQTFQCAENAKKKTCPYASRTRRIEDTDDDSEDESPPLRRSRRIAELRRAQSNYD; encoded by the exons ATGGGAAACATTGTCCTGCGGAGTCGTGCCCTAGCGAATATGAGCGATATCGAGTTTGAGGAGGATGTGGACATTCAGGAGGACGATTTGTTCGAAGATCCGCAGGAGGACGCGGACGAGGCACTGAGCGAGAACCATCTGGTGTCGATTCTTCGCCAGCTGATTAGCAG CGGCGAAATACAGATACTAAACAATGAGCACTTTTACTCGATGTCCCTGCCAGTTATCAAGAGACGACCCAATCTGGACCAGCTGAAG AAAAGTGCCATCTACCAGAGCATCAAGCAAGCTTCCGGCTATGGGGCGGACTCGGGCAGCCCCACGACGCAGTTCAACGTGCTGGGGATGCTCGCCCAGCGCCAGAGCGGCTTCGGCCCCAAGGGCGGCGCGTTCGTGCAGAGCGACAAGTGCAAGATCAGCAATCTGTTCGTGCCGAACCGGACCGAGCGGTCGATCGTGAACTGCAACTCGAAGGTGTTTTGCGGGCGGTTCTCGCGGGACGGGTCCCAGTTTATCAGTGCCAGCCAGGACAGCCGGATTCGGGTGTTTGACGCGAGTAACAGTCAGTACCCGATGATCCGGCAGATCGAGGCCAAGAACGTGTCGTGGTCCATCTTGGACATTGACTTTAGCCCGGACGGGGAGCACTTTGTGTACTCGACGTGGGCGGATGCTC TGTTCGTGTCCCGCATGTACAACATGGCCTCCGACGACATTCACTGTCTGTTTCTGCGACCGGAGCGGCAAAAGTTTGGCGTGTTTACCGTGGCGTACTCCAACTGTGGCAAACAGATCCTGGCCGGCGCCAACGACGGTTGCCTGTACGCGTACGATCTGGTTGGCAACAGGCGAGTGCTGATGGTCCCCGTGGCGGAACACGACGTGAACGCCGTCGGGTTCCTGGACGAGACGTCCAACATATTCTTCAGTGGCACAGACAATGGGATCATTAAG GTATGGGACAGACGTTGCCTTAACGAGGACAGCCCCGAACCTGCTGGGGTGCTGGTGGGTCACTACGATGGCATCACGTACATCGACTCCCGGAACGATGGCCGATACATCATTTCGAACTCCAAAGACCAAAGCATCAAGCTGTGGGATTTGCGCGTGTTTTCCCCGGCCGATGCCGAAAACAAGGTCAAGGATCACCTCAGCTACGGAAACTGGGACTACCGGTGGGACGAGGTTCCAAAACGAT TCTACAATCCGACAAAGTCTTTAGAGGGTGACACCAGCGTCATGACCTACCGGGGTCACCGGGTTCAGAAGAGTCTGATCAGAGCCAAATTCTCGCCAGCGGCCACCACCGGCCAGCGATACATCTACACCGGGTGCGGCACGGGACGATTAATAA TTTACGACACCCTCACCGGCAAAATTGTACAGGCAATCGAAAGTCACCGCGACACGGTGCGAGACGTGGCATGGCATCCGCACCGGCCGGAAGTGTTGACCTGTTCG TGGGACTTTAACGTGAACCTGCAGACGTTCCAGTGCGCGGAGAACGCGAAAAAGAAGACCTGTCCGTACGCGTCGCGGACGCGCCGCATCGAGGACACCGACGACGACAGCGAGGACGAGAGCCCCCCGCTGAGGCGGTCGCGCCGCATCGCCGAGCTGCGGCGGGCCCAGTCCAATTACGATTAG
- the LOC6044599 gene encoding DDB1- and CUL4-associated factor 11 isoform X1: MGNIVLRSRALANMSDIEFEEDVDIQEDDLFEDPQEDADEALSENHLVSILRQLISSSGEIQILNNEHFYSMSLPVIKRRPNLDQLKKSAIYQSIKQASGYGADSGSPTTQFNVLGMLAQRQSGFGPKGGAFVQSDKCKISNLFVPNRTERSIVNCNSKVFCGRFSRDGSQFISASQDSRIRVFDASNSQYPMIRQIEAKNVSWSILDIDFSPDGEHFVYSTWADALFVSRMYNMASDDIHCLFLRPERQKFGVFTVAYSNCGKQILAGANDGCLYAYDLVGNRRVLMVPVAEHDVNAVGFLDETSNIFFSGTDNGIIKVWDRRCLNEDSPEPAGVLVGHYDGITYIDSRNDGRYIISNSKDQSIKLWDLRVFSPADAENKVKDHLSYGNWDYRWDEVPKRFYNPTKSLEGDTSVMTYRGHRVQKSLIRAKFSPAATTGQRYIYTGCGTGRLIIYDTLTGKIVQAIESHRDTVRDVAWHPHRPEVLTCSWDFNVNLQTFQCAENAKKKTCPYASRTRRIEDTDDDSEDESPPLRRSRRIAELRRAQSNYD; the protein is encoded by the exons ATGGGAAACATTGTCCTGCGGAGTCGTGCCCTAGCGAATATGAGCGATATCGAGTTTGAGGAGGATGTGGACATTCAGGAGGACGATTTGTTCGAAGATCCGCAGGAGGACGCGGACGAGGCACTGAGCGAGAACCATCTGGTGTCGATTCTTCGCCAGCTGATTAGCAG CAGCGGCGAAATACAGATACTAAACAATGAGCACTTTTACTCGATGTCCCTGCCAGTTATCAAGAGACGACCCAATCTGGACCAGCTGAAG AAAAGTGCCATCTACCAGAGCATCAAGCAAGCTTCCGGCTATGGGGCGGACTCGGGCAGCCCCACGACGCAGTTCAACGTGCTGGGGATGCTCGCCCAGCGCCAGAGCGGCTTCGGCCCCAAGGGCGGCGCGTTCGTGCAGAGCGACAAGTGCAAGATCAGCAATCTGTTCGTGCCGAACCGGACCGAGCGGTCGATCGTGAACTGCAACTCGAAGGTGTTTTGCGGGCGGTTCTCGCGGGACGGGTCCCAGTTTATCAGTGCCAGCCAGGACAGCCGGATTCGGGTGTTTGACGCGAGTAACAGTCAGTACCCGATGATCCGGCAGATCGAGGCCAAGAACGTGTCGTGGTCCATCTTGGACATTGACTTTAGCCCGGACGGGGAGCACTTTGTGTACTCGACGTGGGCGGATGCTC TGTTCGTGTCCCGCATGTACAACATGGCCTCCGACGACATTCACTGTCTGTTTCTGCGACCGGAGCGGCAAAAGTTTGGCGTGTTTACCGTGGCGTACTCCAACTGTGGCAAACAGATCCTGGCCGGCGCCAACGACGGTTGCCTGTACGCGTACGATCTGGTTGGCAACAGGCGAGTGCTGATGGTCCCCGTGGCGGAACACGACGTGAACGCCGTCGGGTTCCTGGACGAGACGTCCAACATATTCTTCAGTGGCACAGACAATGGGATCATTAAG GTATGGGACAGACGTTGCCTTAACGAGGACAGCCCCGAACCTGCTGGGGTGCTGGTGGGTCACTACGATGGCATCACGTACATCGACTCCCGGAACGATGGCCGATACATCATTTCGAACTCCAAAGACCAAAGCATCAAGCTGTGGGATTTGCGCGTGTTTTCCCCGGCCGATGCCGAAAACAAGGTCAAGGATCACCTCAGCTACGGAAACTGGGACTACCGGTGGGACGAGGTTCCAAAACGAT TCTACAATCCGACAAAGTCTTTAGAGGGTGACACCAGCGTCATGACCTACCGGGGTCACCGGGTTCAGAAGAGTCTGATCAGAGCCAAATTCTCGCCAGCGGCCACCACCGGCCAGCGATACATCTACACCGGGTGCGGCACGGGACGATTAATAA TTTACGACACCCTCACCGGCAAAATTGTACAGGCAATCGAAAGTCACCGCGACACGGTGCGAGACGTGGCATGGCATCCGCACCGGCCGGAAGTGTTGACCTGTTCG TGGGACTTTAACGTGAACCTGCAGACGTTCCAGTGCGCGGAGAACGCGAAAAAGAAGACCTGTCCGTACGCGTCGCGGACGCGCCGCATCGAGGACACCGACGACGACAGCGAGGACGAGAGCCCCCCGCTGAGGCGGTCGCGCCGCATCGCCGAGCTGCGGCGGGCCCAGTCCAATTACGATTAG